The Sparus aurata chromosome 12, fSpaAur1.1, whole genome shotgun sequence sequence TATTTCTGTtctcgtctttttttcttctttaaccTGTGAAAATAGCTTCGATAGGTGTGAAATGGATTGACGGTGGGTTGTTTTTTCCATGGAACACACAACAGTCACATGTGGTGTCTCTCAGGTGGGTGACTCCCAGTGAGCATCTCTCAGTGGAGTCCTAGAGGCTCTGTCACAGAGAAGCGCTGTGTCACTGGCTTGTAGTCGGTACATCGGTACGCCGACCACATGACAGCAGGTGAGCTGGACTTTGAGGTGAACTCTGGGAAAAAACACCAAAGTGGAAATATGCTGTGACTACTATTCTCTGGTAAGTATTTAAACTTTATGAGACACATTTATagcaagttttgtttttgttttttttaaacagggaACTTTGTAGCAAACAAGATGTATGACTAGATGTTCATCACATGTTTTACCCACATAGAAAGCTTTATTCTTTTCACTGTGTTGAGGTACTCATTTTAATAAAGTAGACAGACATAAAAGTTAACGGTACAGTAGGAATGTGTGTAGAATAGATCGTGATAAAACCTGATAGGGGTTGGATCAGGTTACCTGCCACATTACCTCAGGCTGATACtacaaacagataaaaaaagaagtcCTGTCTGTCTTACACTGTCTTCCTTCAGCACTGTCTCGTGGTGCAGAGTGCATAGCTTCCTGCTTTGGCTGCTCAAAGGAGAACAAGACAGCAGCAGGATGCCAGCTCCCGTGCAAAGGTGAGGCTCGGTGCCATTGTGAAATAATCATGCATGTGTAGTTCTGAGGGTTAAACTctcttgtttctttctctctgcagggcTGAATGTGTGGTCAGTCTCTTGTGATGGAACaaaaaacagtccaaaaccattCTAAGTGGACCGAAGAGATGTTCACATTTCCCCATTTCTTTATGTATCCCTGAAGTTTATTCCCCAGCATCTGTTGTAGCTCTGTTCTTGTTTTAATGATGACTAGTCCGAAAACTCCTTGTCGGAGTTGGATCATGTCTGACAGCCGACAAGTGCAGCAGCACTTACACAATCTACTGTCTGTGGGAAATGATCAGCAATTTGGAATTAAATGAATATTAAGATCATGTCAGTGTCTGTGTCGTTGCACTATTTGTCCAGGAGAGGCTCACTTTTCTCTCACGGGACTCTCTTTTCCTGAGTGTGGGGCGTCATCATGTGGAAGAAAAAGCAACTGCAGGAGAGAGTTAACGTTCaaatgaagaaaacagaaagcTGGTTTATTAATTGCTAAGATTAAACAATATTGAGTGAAAAGATATTCCAAAATGAGAGCACACTTTATAGATGGTCAGTCCTCCTCAAAAATAGTGCTTAAAGTGAAAATACATTCTCTCTTCTTTGACGtgcatattgttttttttacctggttTAACTATctgattattctttttttaaccacCAATAACTACTTTTATGGGCATTAAACTGTTTTGGATATAAGAACAGAATATAAGcaacacttcattttacaggCCTGAACATTTCACTGTAAGTACGTGGTAATTACCAagtaacattttgaatttttgtttaaattacCCCTAAATTATCACAAGATTCACCTCAAGATTTGTTGAGAATGACCCCAACCTAATCTAATAATGATACTCTGCTACTTTGGACCATTTACATTCTTACCAGTGTCCATGATTTCAGCAGTCAGTCCAACTTTTGATCATTTTCTCTTTAGTTAGCCACCATTAATTGCTTATTATCGACAATTACAACTTTATGATTAAGAATTAAGTGTCTTGATGAATgtaacagagacagaaagccTGTAGCTGGAATTTAAACATCAAAGTCAGGCAAGTTAGACAGAAACTAGAATCCAGCCAGCTTAACTTCCACCGCATGTTTCCTGGAAATGTACCAAAGAAATGAGCAGTTATTCATTCAATGCTTATTGGAAAGTGGCAAAATAGTATTTGTAAATAATGTTGGGGATACCTGGTAAATTTGAGGTGATTTCAAATAAAATGTCCGCATATACCTGCACACGTAACAGCACTGATTCTTTGAATCTTCCAAGggataaaacacatttaaaaaaaaaaaaaaaaaaaaaaaaagcacctgaagaaaaacattaaatcagattattatcattagatTTGCATTCTGAGATatcaagtcattattttgagaaagTTTCTTGTTATTTTTGGATACTAATCATTGTTTTTAGGTTAGaaagtcattattttcagaaagCTTTTGACATTATTACAAGAAACTCAgactcagaatcagaaatactctGTTATTAAAAGAAGCTAATCGGTTTGAGTTACTAAGTCATTAATTTTGGATACTAGTAATTCTTTTGAAACGTTAAATCCTTATTTTGAGACGCTGAATAATTATTTTAAGACACTAAATCATAATTTTCAGACACTAAGTCATTATTTAGAGAAAGTTTATCTCTATTTTTGGATActaaattattgtttttgaatgaatagttcattattttcaaaaaggtttggttattttgaaaaacgTACTCATTATTAGAATCTGAAATACTATATTAACGTCCCAGGGGGAAATCACATAACTatatcattattttgagatGCTACGTTATTATTCTAAGACgctaagtcattattttgagttacttactcattatcagaatcagaaatactttactATTACCAAAGCGGGAAATTAGATAATTATTTTGAGATAGTGAGTCATCATATCGGGATACTAAATCATTATTGTGAGAATGTTTCTCATTATACTGGCCTACATGATCTATTCAAGGCCTATCACAATTGTCAGAAATGGGTTTCTatataaaacaatgaattacaacagaaacagactgtACAAGCTGTTTAAAGTGTGTCAGCTTTTAACAGGCATGTCAACAATGATTACCATCACATTcaatatcatatcatatttatttaGAATAGAAGAAAGcacaaatgtatttacattcACATGTACAGTAGCATACAATACAATTTTACAGTTACACAACAGTATAGTATACAGTCTGTGCAAGGTTAAAGTGACAGTTTCAGTTTACAGTGTGGGAGGATGAAACAATGTACACTGGTGGCCACGTCCCTTATCTCTGCTTCCTGTATACAAATCTCTGAGTTCCACCTGAGCTGGTGAGGATGTGATGCAGAATAAAGGTGGTCTGGTCTGTAGTGATATATATCTGACACAGAGAGGCTATAAAAACTAATTATGTGTAAAATCTGGAGATGATTTTTCCAAAATACAATCGTTAAAACATCTTTCTGCTGGACTTCTGCTCACGTGACAACCGATACGAATAAGGCAACACATTGAAATGTCTGTGAGATGCTTCACTTTGTGTCTGCCtcctttttacacagctgaaATCTAAAGTGCAACGTTGTTCCGCGGACTTGTCCCCTCCGTCTGTCCGTCATCATAGCACCATGGTAGGGATGTGGTGCACCATGGGCATCTGGTGTGCATGCTGGTGGGGCATGGCCGTTATCTGTGGGGGGGGAGGGGACACCTGAGAGTGCACGTCGGCGGCGTGCGCCACCGGTTTGTGCCGCGCGCTCTTCTGGTGCGCCCTGAGGCCCGCGAGCTGCGAGTACGCGCTCTGGCACACGTGACACTTGTAGGGCCGCTCGCCGGTGTGCAGCCGCACGTGGTTCCGGAGCGTGGACGACTGGCTGAAGCGGCGGTTGCAGAAGCGGCAGACGAAGGGCTTGTCCAGCGTGTGGATGCGCATGTGGGAGCGCAGGTTGCTGCGGGAGTTGAAGCCGCGGTGGCAGATGACGCAGCGCATGCGACCCGCTGTGATGGAGGCGGAGGGCGGGGAGCAGGCGGAAGGGCCGTCGCAGGGGTGAGAGTCATCTGggagaggagacaaagaggGGGGGAGAAGAGTTTAAAGCCTGCACAAATGAAGTtcgtctttaaaaaaaaaaaaaaagtggggggGGCACTGTGtaattttggagaagaaattaagacTTAAATCCACaagtgaataaacgagctgttctcaggggGAAATAaagtcccagaacactgtttgaagctagagaggtggtagggtccgccacatacaaacaaagtgaaacactgtgaaactgtgttgtctttCAAAGGGGCAATCTGtaagttttggagaagaaattcaaactcaaaattcTATGTTTACAAAATTAAGGAGAAAATAATgtgtttccataactgaataaacaagctgttctcataAGAAAATCATGTTTGAAGCTAgataggtggcagggtccgccaaatataaacagtatgaGTTTTATTTTAGGTCTGTGTTTAAATTGTATTTCATAGCATTCATATTGTCGGTGTAGCTAAAATATAAAattgcactttgtagttttgaggaagaattttaaatcagaagagaggaagatcttttttaatgtctatacaaactaaataaacaaactatttttgtttccatgatggaataaacaaactgacctgaaaggacgacacaatttcatacagtttcactttgtttatatgtggcggaccctgccacctctccagcttcaaacatgattttcctctgagaacagctggtttattcagttAGAGATAGcttgtattatcacctcattaatatttgtTAACATTCAAATTCTGGGTCTGAATttctacatagtgcccctttaatctaAAGCTCCaatcacaattttaaaaaaagctgtaaaaacagatttaatgaGCCTCAGTTCACACTATTAAAACAGGCTGATACTGATGTTGTAAAAAATGACTCACCACTCCTGCTTTTCTTCTGCTGTTCCTCGTCTGTTCCGGGAACTCCAGGGATTCCAAGGAATGTGTTGTGAGTGTTTCCGTACCAGACGAGCAGCTCCTGGTCTGGTGGGATCGTCTGAGTGagcgaagagaaaaaaagggagaggcaAAGGTCATCAAGCTGATCAATATGTTGATTTCGGTTCCTGTAGCCTGACTATCAACTTATAGAGATATCAGTTCTCAATTTGTTTCAGCAGGTGGCGCTGTTCCAAAGAACATGAAGCCTGCACTGCTGGTGCTCCTCAATAAAGGCCCGGGATGATTTGTGAAGGCATTTTACTTCTtgattattcttatttttgtttattttttgtattttgtttgtagttttggCACCAGATCAAGCACTTGTTGGATGATGGACAGGTTCAGGATAGTTTTTATCAGGAAAAGGTTTTATTTGAGAAAGAAAGTGGTGAGTCCTTTCCTGGATAATGGACCTCTTAATTTCCTGAGTACAACCCAACTGAACTGGTGCACCGCTGGCCTTTTATTGTGAGTTAATTTCTCTGAATAAACTGTGTCTATTCCTCTGAGTGACTCCTCACCTCGACCGCCTTGTAGAAGATGCTGCTGCCGATCTGCACCACTTCCAGGTTCTGCTCCTGCTCGTTCCGGGCGCACTTGATGTAAGTCATCCAGCTGCGCTGATCCTCCTGGCTGGCGTCGATGAAGTAACGCACCGTGCCGTCTTCATTGAACACCTGGAAAAAGcgcgaaaacaaaacaaaaaaaacttcagtaCTGCGACAAGAAAAGTTTTAAAATCTCTGACTCTTAAGGATCTGATTGAATGAAAACTCACCTCCCACATGAGGTTGTTGTTCTTGAGCAGGTCCACATGCTCAGGGGACAGGACCCTCCCGGTGAAGGGCCCCATCTCGGTTCCAGCTTTGATCCAAGTCTTGGAGAAGATGCCCAGACCTTCTCCAGGGATGGAGCTCTGGGCGATGATCACCTCGGTGGGCAGCACCAGGCTGGACAGCTTCTGCACCTCTGCGCgaataaaagaagaaatgagCATTAAACTTTGAAAGTAtgataaatttaaaaaatgaattgaaaatgaattaaacacAAGGCCTGTGTAGATAGAAGCAGAGACAAAAAGATGTCTGGAAATGTGATCCGCATGAAGCAGAAATGTCGTGGACAGGATTGCTGGAAAAGTCCTGAAAGCAGCAAATGGACTGGATCTTATTTTAGTCACGAAATATTAAGCTACACCTGATCCTCCGTTTAATTCGATTATCTGGATGAATTGAAAGTTTTTGTTGCGCAGAGAAAAACCCCCTCGGAAAGCATTTTCATCCGCAtcaaaaagagaagagagaaaaaaagaaatggtgcGCTTCTTTAATGTCAAaatcaaagattttttttttcttttttaattcgaggctgtgaaaaaaaaggccGGCCGAATGGGGGTTAAATGGTCCTCTATTGCTCGGGGTCCAGCGATTTGTCATGCTTCAGATGTGATATTCATTAAAGTTTACTGGAAAAGAAACGGCTAATTCCAAATTCATTATCCTTTTAAGAACTTTGTAGCAATAAATTTGCGCTGAATGCGACGAGGACTTGTTTAAAGGACTCAGGAATTTCGgcaacaaaaaaatggaaaggcGATTAGATGGTTGACATGCAATGAATAGCATTAGATTTAGCCTTCACGGTGCATTATGCGAGGAACAGCAAATCTTTtaaggggagagaaagagaaaagctCCGGAGCCCCATAGCTGccaagagaggaaaagagactGTCCGGAGATTGATGAATGCGGGATAAAAACCCGGGACATCTCAAAGAAAGGGAACCTTTCTCTCCCCGAGGTTTAAGTGGAAACTTTCCCAGGTCAAGCACAAAGTTAACCAAATGAATTTAATGCCCTGCGTCTTTCAATCAGCGGCAGTTACACGCCTAACAAGCCTCCAAACGCGAGGTCCCACACAGCCCTGGAAAGGGTTAACGCGTTAAATGGCTCGAAATAAAAAAGCTGCAGAGTGAATGAAAAATAGCAACATAAGGGAAGAaagttatttgtttgttgttgtttttttttgtttttgttttttgcgcACGTTTGGTGTTATTGCGTGGGGAAGAATGCGCAAATGTGGCTGAGAtttctttttggttttcagTGATAAAACACTTGTAGGAGCTTAAAGAAGCGCATTCTTGATGTGAACATCAAAACtttaatccatttttttttctcctgttttttttggtttccatTTGGCCACTATTACGCACAGAAATCACTAGAATGAGGTGGACGAAGGCGCACAGCAGCAGTCGCGATTAATTCAGATAAAACAAGTcatgtcagtaaaaaaaaaagaaaagaaaagaaaagaacaacagCGTGTCAGCCTACCTCCGGCGAAGGACTGCGCCAGCACCTCGGCGGTGAAGGCGGTCTTGGGGCTGCCGCTCTGCCGCTCCTCCGCCAGGTGTTCTCCCAGAACGTTCCTCCACCTGCCGTACAGGAAACTGTGCAGGATGTCCGAGGTGATCACGTCCGACAGCGAGCGGCTCGGACACTTAAATCCAGACTTGAGAGCCAACGTGTCGGCGGGTAGCACGGAGCCCATgttggcaacacacacacaaacacgaaaaaaaaaaaaaagaaaagggaaaaaaaacctcgAGATGCGcgtaagaagaagaagaagacaccaAGAGAAGAGCTGCTCCTCGCTCCGTCCTTCTCTGTGCGTAAAGCTGCCCTGCCCGGCTGTGAGGGTCTCTTTATATAAGTGGCTGCTGTGACCCCTGTCTAATTACTTATTAATGACACACCCCTCACCGCGTGGACCTGCCTGCTGCACCGCAACCAGCCAGCGCAaccattaaacacacacacacacacacacagagagagagagagagagagagagagagagagagagagagagagagagacagagagtgtggCCAAAACTTTATTCGAGCAATTATCATgacattacattttcatgccAAGCTGCACACGCATGGTGGTTTTCTAgaaaagatttttgtttttctgtcttatttcttttttatgtttgaaGGTGAAaagttctgcaaaaaaaaaaaaaagaaaagaaagtttaaCGCGCGTAAAAATGCGCAAAACAATGAACACGCTGCGCtcttaatgaaaaacaaatcaacaagCTGCCAATAAAATTTCTTTTatacatttgaatttaaaaaaggcaCTCCCTGTGAGGTAAACCGATGAGTGTTCTGTCCAATCTAAGTGGGTCACGAGTCTGGGAGTCGCTCgtggatttttttctcatgcaTTTCGTATTCATGCGCTGGTAATATTaattttcgtgtgtgtgtgtgtgtgcttacatatatatatatatatatatatatatatatatatatatatatatatatatatatatatatatatatatatatatatatataagcgCGGGAATAACAAGAATGGAAACAAGCTCGACGTGGCTTTTGTTCGCGtgcaacaaaaaagaagaagaagaagaaaataaaaagaaaaagaaatgcaaagcTGCTTTGACGTGGTTCACTTTTTCAAGCCCTTGTTGAGGTAAGCGGTTTAATATTCATGGATGTTCGGAGCCCCCTCTCGGTATTGTGACGACGTTTAGATGAGTATATACgagccccccctccctccttttcttctaTGCTTTTTCCTCTCTTGCCTATTTTTCGGGCTTGATGGACTGGGGGCTAAATGGGCAGTTTTTccgtcttttttcttttttttttttccagcagagaGGACATCTTTATTCCATCCCCGGCTCACAGGTTTCCTATTCAGCTCCCCTCCAAGTAATGTCAGGGCCCTGAAAAGTGCTGCAAATCAATCTTTCATGGTGTTTTGAGGGCAATTTGACATCCATGCACTCCTCTTTTCACTCCAACAACTACAAGGGGATTGTccggggagaaaaaaaaactaaaaaaaaaaaaaaaaaaaaaaaaatgggcaagttgcgctctccctctctctttttctctctttctctctctgtgtctctctgtggacGAATATGGCAATGTAATGGGAAAAGAAGATATGGCAACTAAATACAATAGCGggagtttttctgttttctttttttcttttttttcttctttttttcacgaGCTGCGCAAGATAGTGAAAAGGCAAGGTGAGTGACAGGGCACGAAAAAAGATTACTGTGAAACAGCTGCTTTTTATGAGCGGGCCCCTCCTACGTTTGTCTCCTTTTCTCAGATGAAATTTCTGCGCGCTTTCAATAGGGGATTCTTTCTCATCTAGATTGATTTACATTTATAGCATTCATCGCACAAATCCGAGGTAAATGGCGGGGACAGGGGGGTGGGGCCCTGCTTCTTTATTAAAGAGGAATTAAATGAATTGAATTGGGGTAACGCATGGATTTGATTTGCTTATTTATGAATTAACCTATGGCATTATGCGGAGCTGGTAAAGCCGCGGGCATGTCAGCAATGGCAAATCATCCCGCTTAGCCGCGCCATTGTAAAACAATTTGAGCCATTCTTCTGTCCATTTAAAGCTTATCAATTTAATGTGGATGATTGACAATTATTGCACAAAGAGTGCggtaattgttttatttcaaagagCCGGTGGGAAACCTATCAAAGAAGAGCGCTTGTTTGTGCGCACATAGGGGAGTTCACGCTCATcagggggagaagaagaaggaggagaaggaaatgAAGTGAGGGGggaattgaataaaaacatgtgaaCATTTCAGCTTTAACGACAGAATAAGTGAAAGTAAACTAGATATTATAAAAACACACCGGAACACTGGGGTTTTGCGTAAAAAGTTGGCTTTTATCATgcgtaaaagtaaaaaaaaaaatgatccaACAAAAAACGTAATTCTCCTTAAAACTCAGATTTCAGGCCTgctgcagggaaaaaaacacactctctccctctctctcacacacacatacacattctctctctctctctctttctcacagaCACTCTGGGCGAGTCTCCGGGGATCCTCCACAGGGTCATTAAAATCAGATTAAGGTAGCAGCCACAGTGAGCAGGAGACTGAAGATCGGCTCATCTGTTGCAAAGGTGAGAGAGgtgctcttcctcctcacccccCCGTGAAAGAGCTTttattttctcccccctccccgcctctcctctctctctctctctctctctcttgttggACAGGGCAGGGGGGAGTCAGGACACCTGCCTGATGTGGAGGAGCTcgaagtgcgtgtgtgtgtgtgtgtgtgtgtgtgtgtgtgtgaagcagtgCTGTTCATGCTGTGATAGATTAgatgattaaattaaataatggACTCAAACAGCTTCCTCTTTATGCTTTGGACTCATTTAGTTGTCCTCTTTACCAGGGATGAAGAGTAACTAGAAGAGTAAgagtaaagtacatttactcaagtacttcgAGCACAAGTTGCTGGagtgattttatttcattctgcTTTATTCTTCTTCTCCACCAGGTTGGAGCCCAATATTTTCACTACATTTatggcattttttttactttgcttacataaatgtatcatttattatttgatCTGCAACTGGatttaaagaaaacactgattccGGTTTGGATTCAATATCAGACACTTCATGATTTTTACTTTAAGTACTGATTGTATGGCTGAtattacttttactcaactTCTTggtacttttaacaacactggCTAGTTCAGATTCTGgagatagaatagaataaacatATACATTATGGTGTAATAATGTGATTAAGCTAACCTACAATCAGCCCCACCTAGAAGTGATATGCTTCACATTCATGCATCAACATTTTATCATCCAGTTTGATTCTTAATAAAGGGTTATTTGAGGTTTAACAGtttaaaatgtctgatttacttttctttaattGATCTGTTTTCATACGGAGGATCAACTTGTCCCATTGAAAGTGTTCCCAGGACATTTTGTGTTTAAGATGGAGTCACTGTTACTGTGTCTGATTCTTtacttgtgttattttaaagtgttttactCTTAATCGTAACCAGGGATGGGACGATAAAAGATATTATCGTAGATTGTGATAACAAACACTCAAAAGTGATAAGTTGATCGCGGTGAATTTTCATCGTGAATCGAGATAATCGATCATCATGATCGAATTGAGAACGCTGGCGTACGCTCTCATGTTGGTTTCCTGACTTGATCTGAGCCGCCTCAGCATGTCATCGTGAATAAAAACTTGCACATGGTATCGccacaaaaactaaaaaatgacAGGAGATGAGATGATTTGCGCCTGCAGACTTATTATTACTTGatttatttgagtgtttttcatTAAAAGGAGACTGTGATGCTTCGAAAATATCAGTTTCCTAACAAAATGCCAGGTCAAAGTGATCCCAGCATGTCTTCTGGAGAGTTTTTAAGAATATTGTGAATCCTTTTTAGGTTGGACAGGATGATCTAggtattttcaaagtaaaacataaGTATGTCTCTTTTAAGCACCATAACAAGAGATCAATAAGGCtcagggagaagaaaagaggagtgATGCCATAAATGGGCTCCTGGTGGGatcttttaattaaataaaagtagGAAAATCACCACGCAAAATCCATTACACGTAAATGAcctgcattcaaaatgtatctCAGTTAAAGTACCGAAGTATGATcagatacatttctttttttgcatcaattgtttctgctgctcttatgtatgaatcattttttaatgttgGTGGAGGTGAAGCTCATTTTATCTGCTACCTACCGCTGGTTTAATCGATAGCAATGCATCATAGTCTATAGATGATtatatgttttaaaagaaacagaTTTAATACGGAGACAAAGTATAAAATAGTTCAAAATGAGACAACTGGAGAGAATTATGAgcgcagtacttgagtaaatgaaTAGCATGGATATTAtatatgaaaaataacaaaacgcAGACAATCAAATGTGTATTATTTTCTGTTATGTCATGAGAATAgttattttattgtgttcagATTGTATTTCATTGCATCGTATTGTTGGTGTAGctacaatttaaaggtgcactatgtagttttggtgaagaaattttaatcagaacagaaagatcttcactgactgattttgaaagctgaacaaactaaataaacaaactcattcataatttcataattgaataaacaaactgagcttaaagaaaaacacagcttcataccgtttcactttgtttatgtggcagaccctgccaccttttctagcttcaaacactgttctggggactttattttcc is a genomic window containing:
- the prdm12a gene encoding PR domain zinc finger protein 12, producing the protein MGSVLPADTLALKSGFKCPSRSLSDVITSDILHSFLYGRWRNVLGEHLAEERQSGSPKTAFTAEVLAQSFAGEVQKLSSLVLPTEVIIAQSSIPGEGLGIFSKTWIKAGTEMGPFTGRVLSPEHVDLLKNNNLMWEVFNEDGTVRYFIDASQEDQRSWMTYIKCARNEQEQNLEVVQIGSSIFYKAVETIPPDQELLVWYGNTHNTFLGIPGVPGTDEEQQKKSRSDDSHPCDGPSACSPPSASITAGRMRCVICHRGFNSRSNLRSHMRIHTLDKPFVCRFCNRRFSQSSTLRNHVRLHTGERPYKCHVCQSAYSQLAGLRAHQKSARHKPVAHAADVHSQVSPPPPQITAMPHQHAHQMPMVHHIPTMVL